The Tenrec ecaudatus isolate mTenEca1 chromosome 14, mTenEca1.hap1, whole genome shotgun sequence genome contains a region encoding:
- the LOC142425892 gene encoding cysteine-rich protein 2 isoform X1, whose translation MASKCPKCDKAVYFAEKVSSLGKDWHKFCLKCERCNKTLTPGGHAEHDGKPFCHKPCYATLFGPKGVNIGGAGSYIYEKPSAEGPQVSGPTEVPVARAEERKASAPPKGPSKASSVTTFTGEPNMCPRCNKRVYFAEKVTSLGKDWHRPCLRCERCSKTLTPGGHAEHDGQPYCHKPCYGILFGPKGVNTGAVGSYIYDRDPEGKIQP comes from the exons ATGGCCTCCAAGTGCCCCAAGTGTGACAAGGCCGTGTACTTTG CCGAGAAGGTGAGCTCCTTGGGCAAGGACTGGCATAAATTCTGCCTCAAATGTGAGCGCTGCAACAAGACATTGACACCAGGCGGCCACGCCGAG CATGACGGGAAACCCTTCTGCCACAAGCCGTGCTACGCCACTCTGTTTGGGCCCAAAG GTGTGAACATTGGTGGAGCCGGTTCCTACATCTATGAGAAGCCCTCAGCAGAGGGACCCCAGGTCTCTGGTCCAACTGAGGTCCCTGTGGCCCGTGCTGAGGAGCGGAAGGCTAGTGCCCCACCCAAGGGGCCCAGCAaag CTTCCAGCGTCACAACTTTCACTGGTGAACCCAACATGTGTCCTCGCTGCAACAAGAGGGTCTACTTTG CCGAGAAGGTGACGTCTCTGGGCAAGGACTGGCACCGGCCATGCCTGCGCTGTGAGCGCTGCAGCAAGACGCTGACCCCCGGGGGGCACGCGGAG CACGATGGCCAGCCCTACTGCCACAAGCCCTGCTACGGAATTCTCTTTGGACCCAAGG GCGTGAACACAGGGGCTGTAGGGAGCTACATCTATGACCGGGACCCCGAAGGCAAAATTCAGCCCTAG
- the LOC142425892 gene encoding cysteine-rich protein 2 isoform X2: MGMESARRKPVCAEGRHGPALTVPQLAAEKVSSLGKDWHKFCLKCERCNKTLTPGGHAEHDGKPFCHKPCYATLFGPKGVNIGGAGSYIYEKPSAEGPQVSGPTEVPVARAEERKASAPPKGPSKASSVTTFTGEPNMCPRCNKRVYFAEKVTSLGKDWHRPCLRCERCSKTLTPGGHAEHDGQPYCHKPCYGILFGPKGVNTGAVGSYIYDRDPEGKIQP, encoded by the exons ATGGGCATGGAGTCTGCCCGGAGGAAGCCTGTCTGTGCTGAGGGCAGGCATGGCCCTGCCCTGACTGTTCCCCAACTTGCAGCCGAGAAGGTGAGCTCCTTGGGCAAGGACTGGCATAAATTCTGCCTCAAATGTGAGCGCTGCAACAAGACATTGACACCAGGCGGCCACGCCGAG CATGACGGGAAACCCTTCTGCCACAAGCCGTGCTACGCCACTCTGTTTGGGCCCAAAG GTGTGAACATTGGTGGAGCCGGTTCCTACATCTATGAGAAGCCCTCAGCAGAGGGACCCCAGGTCTCTGGTCCAACTGAGGTCCCTGTGGCCCGTGCTGAGGAGCGGAAGGCTAGTGCCCCACCCAAGGGGCCCAGCAaag CTTCCAGCGTCACAACTTTCACTGGTGAACCCAACATGTGTCCTCGCTGCAACAAGAGGGTCTACTTTG CCGAGAAGGTGACGTCTCTGGGCAAGGACTGGCACCGGCCATGCCTGCGCTGTGAGCGCTGCAGCAAGACGCTGACCCCCGGGGGGCACGCGGAG CACGATGGCCAGCCCTACTGCCACAAGCCCTGCTACGGAATTCTCTTTGGACCCAAGG GCGTGAACACAGGGGCTGTAGGGAGCTACATCTATGACCGGGACCCCGAAGGCAAAATTCAGCCCTAG